The stretch of DNA GGATACATTGTAGCGCTTTGTGTGGTAATGTCTTACGACAACTGCTTTATGGTGCGGTTGAGGGCGCTGCATGCCATGGCACGCTCTGTGGTCGCCGCGCCGCGCGCGCGCGTGGGCGCCGGCAGGCAATCGACAGCGGTGTTTCCGATTTCCGTCAACTTTCCGTTAGGGCCCACGTATACTTGCGCCGATGTATCAAAAAAACCGACAGAACTCCGGGACTTAAGCCCGGGGCAGGAGGAGGTAGCATGTTCGGTTTGATTGCGTTGGCCATCATCGTCGTGGTCGCGATCTGGGTGATCGGCATCTACAACGCGCTGGTGCGCCTGCGCGTGCAGAGCGAAAACGCCTGGTCGGACATCGACGTGCAGTTGAAGCGGCGCTGGGACTTGATCCCGAACCTGGTGGAAACGGTTAAGGGCTACGCCGGCCATGAGAAGGCGACCTTGGAGGCGGTGATCAAGGCGCGCAACATCGCCATGGCCGCGCAGGGTCCCGAGGCGCGCGCCGCCGCCGAGAACATGCTCACCGGCACGCTCAAGTCCCTCTTTGCCGTCGCCGAACAGTATCCCGACCTGAAGGCAATCGCCAGCTTCACCCAGTTGCAGTCGACACTGTCCGAGATCGAGGAGTTCATTCAGAACGCCCGCCGCTTCTACAACGCGGTGGTGCGCGACCTGAACACCAGGATCGCGATGTTCCCCTCGAACATCATCGCCAACATGTTCGGGTTCAAACCGCGCGAGTTCTTTGAGCTGGACGCCGAGGCCGAGCGCCAGGCCCCAAAGGTTTCCTTCGGCGCGGCGTCGTAACATGCGGCGCCCTTCCGTCGCCCGTTGGGGCGCTTCCATCGGCGCCGTCATCCTGTTTGTGCTTGCGCTGACGGCGCCGCTGCAGGCCCGCTCGATCACGATCCAATCGTTCGACGCCGACATCGCCATCCATGCCGACGGGCACATCGTCGTCGCCGAGAAGATCCGCATCTATTTCGAGGGGTCCTGGAACGGGATCATCCGCTCGATCCCGGTGAAGTACCGCACGCCGCAGGGGTTCAACTTCGACTTGGACTTGAAGGCGGTAACGATCACCGACGAGTCGGGCAACGCGCTGAAGTTCGAGCGCTCACGGGCGCGGCACTACCTCGAATTCAAAATCTGGGTGCCGGGCGCCAGCGACGCGGCGCGGACGATCGTGCTCACGTACCGCGTCGACAACGCGCTGACCTTCTTCGAGGACCACGACGAGCTCTACTGGAACATCACTGGCGACGAATGGGAAATGCCGATCGAAGCGGCCACCGCGCGGATTCGTCTGCCCGACGCCGCCACCGGTCTGCGCGCGGTCGCCTTCACCGGCGCCTATGGTTCGCGCGCCCTGGACGCCACCGTGGAGAAAGCCGGGCAGATGGTCACCATGCGGATGAACCGCGCGCTCGACTTCCGCGAAGGGTTGACCGCGGTGGTCGGCTGGGACAAGGGGTTTGTCGCCGAGCCGACCGCATTGGACAAGACCGGCAGTTTCCTTGCGGCCAACTGGCCGATCGCCGTGCCGATCTTTGTCGTCTTTCCGCTGATGTTCTGGTTGTGGCACACCCGCGGACGCGACCCCGAGCTGCGCCCGATCGCCGTCCAATATGAGCCGCCGGCGGGGCTGAGCCCCGGCGAAGTCGGCACACTGGTCGATGACTCCCCCGACATGCGCGACATCACCGCCACGCTCATCCATCTGGCCACGCGCGGTTACATCGCCATCGAGGAGAAAAACGAGGAGAAGTTCTTCGGCCTCATCGACAGCAAGGACTACTCCTTTCAGGCGCTCAAGCCGGTAAACGAGTGGGGGACACTGGCGGCGCACGAATGGGCGCTGATGAACGGCATCTTCGATACCGGCGAGGTCAACTTCGTGCCGCTGGACAATCTGAAGAACAAGTTCTATGCGCACATTCCCAAGATTCGCGACCGGCTCTTCGACGGACTCATGCAGCGCGGCTTCTATAAGGCGCGGCCCGATCGGGTCAAGGCGGGGTATGTGGTCAGCGGGGTGTTGCTCGGCGCTCTGATGGCCGGTTTCGGCGGCGCCGCCGCCGAACGCTTCGGCATCGCCCCCTTTGCCGCGGTCCTCGGCGGCATCCTCACCGGGCTGATCATTGTCGGCTTCGGGCTGATCATGCCGGCGCGCACCCGCAAGGGCGCCGAGGCGCTCGAGGGTGTCCTCGGCTTCCAGGAGTTCCTGCGCAAGGTGGAAGGCCCGCGCTTCTCGCGCGCCGACCTCAGGCCGGACATGTTCGAAAAGTTTCTGCCCTACGCCATGGCGCTCGGGGTCGAGGCCAATTGGGCCAAGGCCTTTGAGGGGATCGCCGAAATGTCGCCGTCGTGGTATCGCGGCGCCACGCCCGGCGGCATCTTCCATCCCGCCGCCTTCACCTCGCGGCTGGGGGCGATGTCGACCACCGCGACCTCGGTGATGTCGTCGGCGCCGCGCGGACGTTCGGGCGGCTCCGGCTTCGGCGGCGGCGGTTTCTCCGGCGGTGGCGGCGGCGGTGGCGGCGGCCGCGGCTTCTAATCCGTCACATACCACAGTCCAAAGAATCGGCCGTCATTCCAACCTCCGGCGATCTTTGCCGGAGGTTGGAATCTTTGTTTCCCGCTGCATAGCCACACTCGCGGCTTGCCACATTCGCGCCCAATCTCTTAATTGCCGCGCGATTGCCCATGGCCACCCGCCGACTGCCATTCTTCGAGCGCAACCTCACCCTTTGGGTGGTGGCCTGCATGGTCCTCGGTGTCCTTCTGGGCAAGGGACTGCCCGGCCTGCTGGGCGTCCTGCGCGGACTGGAATTTGGCGAGGGGAGCCAGATCAATCTGCCGATCGCGGTGCTGATCTGGCTCATGATCATTCCGATGATGATGAAGGTCGACTTCGGCGCGATCCGTCAGGTCGGCCGCAAGCCGCGCGGGCTTTTGGTCACGCTGGTCGTCAACTGGCTGGTCAAGCCGTTCTCGATGGCGTTGATCGGCTGGGTCTTTTTCCGCTACCTGTTCAGTCCCTGGATTTCTCCCGCCGAGGCCGATCAGTACATCGCCGGCTGCATCATCCTCGCCGCCGCGCCCTGCACCGCGATGGTCTTTGTCTGGAGTTACCTCACCGATGGCGACCCGGCCTACACGCTGGTCCAGGTCTCGCTCAATGACCTGATCATGCTGGTATTGTTTGCGCCGCTGGTGCGCTTTCTGGTCAGCGGCGCCTCGTCGCTGTCGGTGCCGTTCCTGGTCCTGCTGTACTCCGTGATCGCCTTCATCGTGATTCCGCTGGCGATCGGCATCATCCTGCGTTTGTGGCTGATCCGCGTGCATGGCCGCGGCTGGTTTGAGGGCACATTCCTGCCGCGGTTGTCCCCGGTGACGATCGTCGCGTTGCTGCTCACGCTGGTCTTCATCTTTGCCTTCCAATCGGAGAACATCACCACGAAGTTCTTCCATGTGGTATTGATCGCCGTGCCGATCCTGATCCAGGTCTACTTCAACTCCTCGCTCGCCTATGGCCTGATGCGCTGGTTGAAGGTGCCCTACAACGTTGCCGCGCCGGGGGCCTTGATCGGCGCCAGCAACTTCTTCGAACTGGCGGTGGCCACCGCCATCGCGCTGTTTGGCCCCGAATCGGGCGCGGCCCTGGCCACCGTGGTCGGGGTGTTGGTCGAAGTCCCGGTCATGCTCTCGGTCTGCGCGGTCTGTAACCGCACCCGCCACTGGTTTGCCGCTTCCGCCTGAAAGTCAACCAACGGCGTGCCTCCGGCATCTCTCCCGGGACTGTCTGCGCGCCTTTCGTTGCGGCGCATAGGACTTTTGACACACCGCCGGCGCGATTCCGCGTAGATTGACGGATCGACCAAGGAGGACGGCCATGGACGCAAAGAAGAGCATCGAAATGCTGAACAAGGGCGTCGCCGATGAGCTGCAGGCGGTGCACCAGTACATGTACTGGCATTTCCACCTCGACGATCAGGGGTATGGACCCTGGGCGAAGATGTTCAAGCGGATCGCCATCATGGAAATGACCCATGTCGAGGAGTTCGCCGAACGGATCCTGTTTCTGAAGGGCGATGTCAGGATGGCCCCGGCCGGACCGGTGGAGAAGATCACCGATCCGCAGAAGATTCTCCAACGCGCCGCCGAAATGGAGCGCGAAGCGGCCGCGGTCTACAACAAATTCGCCATCAAGTGCAGCGAGAACTCCGACGCCGCCTCCAAGCACATCTTCGAGGAACTGGTCAAGGACGAAGAGGCGCACTACGACGAGTTCGACAAGCAGCTGGAAAACATCAAGCGCTTCGGCCCGAACTACCTGGCGCTGCAATCCTTCGGCACCCTGCCGGAGGCGGGCGGCTCATCCGCCGACTGAGCGATGCCGCTGCCGCACCGACCCGACACGGGGCCGATCCGATGATCGGCCCCGTCGCTTTTTTTGTGGAAATCTCCTGCTGGCATTCGTCATTCCGCGGGTGTAATCTGCCGGATGGGAGAATGACACATGATCGATCCGAACCTTGAAACCCGCTGCATCAACACGATCCGTTTTCTGTCCGCCGACGCGGTGGAAAAGGCCAAGTCCGGCCATCCCGGCGCCCCGATGGGGATGGCGGTGATGGCGCATGTTCTCTGGGACCGCTTCCTGTCGCACAATCCGCGCGATCCGCGCTGGCCCAACCGCGACCGGTTTGTGCTCTCGGCCGGGCACGCTTCGATGCTGCTGTATTCGCTTCTGCATCTGACCGGCTACGATCTGCCGCTGGAGGAGATTCGGCAGTTCCGTCAATGGGGCAGCCGGACGCCCGGACATCCTGAGTTCGGCCACACGCCGGGTGTCGAGATGACCACCGGTCCGCTGGGGCAGGGGTTTGCCGGCGGCGTGGGCATGGCGCTGGCCGAACGGGCCCTCGCCGCGCAGTTCAACCGGCCGGGGCATGAGATTATCGACCATTACACCTACGCGATTGTCTCCGACGGCGACCTGCAGGAGGGAATCAGCGGCGAGGCGGCCAGTCTGGCCGGGCATCTCGGGCTGGGGAAACTGATCTACCTCTATGACGACAACCGGGTCCAGATCGATGGCCCGACTTCGCTGGCCTTCAGCGAGGATGTCGCGCGTCGCTTCGAGGCCTACCGCTGGCAGGTGATCGGTCCGATCGACGGCATGGACGGCGCCGAAGTCGAATCCGCGATCCGGCGCGCGCAAGCCGAGACGTCACGGCCATCGCTGATCATCTGCCGGACCATCATCGGCTACGGCAGCCCGACACAGGGCACCGCCAAGACTCATGGCGAGCCGCTCGGCGCCGAGAACCTGCGCGCCGCCAAGAAGGCGCTTGGCTGGCCGCTGGAGCCGTCCTTCCTCATTCCTGATGACGTCCTCGATCACATGCGTCAGGCGGTTGTACGTGGGCAGAACGCGCAGGAGGCATGGACCGCGCGCGTTGCCGATTACGCGCGCGCCTTCCCTGATTTGGCCGTCGAGTTGAAACGGCGGCTCTCGGGCGTCCTCATCGAAGGGTGGGACAAACCGTTGGCGACCCTGTTCGATGATAACACCGCGGCCATGGCCACGCGCGATGCCTCCGGCAAGGTAATCAACGCGCTGGCGGCGACGCTGCCCCTGATTGGCGGTTCGGCCGATCTGTCGCCGAGCAACAAGACCCTGATCGCCGGGCAGCCCGATCATTCGGCGGCTGAGCCCGGCGCGCGCAATCTGCGATTCGGCGTGCGCGAGCATGCCATGGCGGCTATCGCGTCGGGGATCGCGCTCCATGGCGGCTTTGTGCCGTATGTGGCGACGTTCCTCACCTTCTCCGATTACATGCGCCCGGCGATCCGTCTGGCGGCGCTGATGGGCCTGCGCGTGATCTATGTCTTCACCCATGATTCCATCGGCCTCGGGGAGGATGGCCCGACGCATCAGCCCATCGAGCATTTGCTGGCCCTGCGCGCCATTCCCAACCTGACGGTGATCCGTCCCTGCGACCCCGCCGAGACCGCCGAGGCGTGGCGCAGCGCCCTCGTTCGCGCCGATGGCCCGACCGCGTTGATCCTCACCCGCCAGAAAGTCCCGACCCTCGGCCGCGCCGAACTGGCGCCGGCGCACCACCTGCAGCAGGGGGCGTACACTCTCTGGCAGTCGCACGGTGATCCGGAGATGATTCTGATCGGCACCGGTTCCGAGGTGTCGTTGGCATTGGCCGCGGGGCGGCAGTTGGCCGCCGAGGGGATCGCGGTGCGTATCGTGGCGATGCCTTCCTGGGAATTGTTCGATGCGCAGCCGGATCAGTACCGCGAGCAAGTTCTACCGCCGCACATCCGCGTCCGTGTCGCGGTCGAAGCCGGCGGTGTGCTCGGCTGGGAACGGTATGTCGGGCTGGAGGGCGCGGTCATTGGCATGCGAGGCTATGGCGCCAGCGCTCCCGACGGCGTTCTCTATGAGAAGTTCGGCATCACCACCGAGCAAATCGTTGCCCGCGCCCGCGCGCTGCTTGGCGCGGCCATCACCACCGACAACCGGATCTATGCCCAGCCGACATGATTACGCACATCTCCTTCGAAGCGGCCGCGCAGTGGGAGGCGGTCCAACGCGCCTGGGATCATCTGGCCAAGGATCGGGTCATTGAACGCATCTGGCAGCGCGATCACACGGTCTGGAAGCCCAAACCTCATGAAATCGCCAATCGTCTCGGCTGGCTTGACATCGCCGCGCGCATGTGGGAGGAAGTCGGCGATTTGCGCGGATTCGCCGATGAGGTCCGCCGCAGCGGCCTGACCGATGCCGTCCTCCTGGGGATGGGGGGTTCCAGTCTGGCCCCCGAAGTCTTCAGCCGCTCACAGCGGGTAGCCGATGGCTTCCTCCGTCTCCATGTGCTTGACTCTACCGACCCGGGCGCGGTGCGGAGTATCCAGGAACGGATTGATCTCACGCGCACGCTGTTTATCGTCGCCACCAAATCGGGCGGCACGGTCGAAACACTCTCTGGCTTCAAGTACTTCTTTAACGCGGTCGCGGATGCCGTTGGCATTAAGCGCACAGGGGAGAGGTTCATCGCCATCACCGACCCCGGCTCCAGTCTCGAGCAACTCGCTTCCGACCACCAATTCCTGCGCACCTTCCTCAATGATCCGGAGATCGGCGGACGGTATTCGGCGCTGTCGTATTTCGGGATGGTCCCCGCGGCCTTGATCGGGATGGAACTGGAGCGGGTGTTGGTCAGCGCCATCCACGAAATGGAAAAGAGTCGGGCGGAGGTGCCGCGCAATTCATCGGCCGCCTGCGGCGCGGTGATCGCCACCCTGGCGCAACTGGGACGCGACAAACTGACCTTCCTCATTCCCGGGCCTCTCGCGAGTTTCGGCGACTGGGTGGAGCAATTGATCGCCGAGAGCACCGGCAAGGACAGCGTCGGCATTCTGCCGGTGGTCGGGGAGACGCCGGGGAGTCCGTCCGAATATGGCGGCGACCGCGCTTTTGTCCTGATCCGGCACTGCGAGGATGAGAGCCACCTTGCACTGGCCCATGAACTGAGCGAGGCCGGCCATCCGATGATCGTGATGACCTACGAAGATGCCACCGATCTCGGCGGATTGATGTTTCTCTGGGAGATGGCGACCGCGGTGGCCGGGCATGTGCTCGGCATTCATCCCTTCGATCAACCCGATGTCGAAGCCGCCAAGGTCCGGGCGCGAGCGGCGTTGGCCGACCTCCGCGCCACCGGGCATTTGCCGCGTGTCGATCCGTCCGCGGACGACAATGGCATCGCGGTCTTCGGCGCGGAATCCGGCACGGTCGAGGAAGTCATCAGCCGGTTTATCGGCCAGACTCGTTTCGGCGACTACATCGCCATTCAGGCCTATCTAACCCCGTCGCCGGCGCATGATGAGATGTTGTCCCGCCTGCGTCTGGGATTGCGGCGACGTTTCCATGCCGCCACCACGGTCGGATACGGGCCGCGGTTTCTCCATTCGACCGGCCAGTTGCACAAGGGGGACCGGGGCAATGGCCTGTTCGTGCAGATCACATGCGACGAGGCCAACGATCTGCCCATCCCCGATCGCGCCGGCGCGCCGGAGTCAGCGCTGAGCTTCGGCGCGCTCAAACTGGCGCAGGCGATCGGCGATGGCGAGGCGCTGCACGCGGCGGGACGGCGCCTGCTGCGGGTGCACCTGCGCGATCAGGACGCCGGATTGGCGAAACTGGTTTCGATCCTGGCCGGATGAGCATATCGTTGCGGCAACGCAAGTCAGGGGAGAGACAGCATGGATCAGGACACACTTAAGCGCCAGGCCGCCGAGGCGGGCGTCGGGTTCATCCAATCGGGCATGGTGGTCGGCCTCGGGCATGGCTCGACCGCGTTGGCGGCGGTGCGTATCCTGGCCGACCGGTTGGCGCGGGGCGAACTGCGCGACATCGTCGCCATCCCCTGCTCCCCGGAGATCGAGGCGGAGTCGCGCCGTCTGGGCATCCCGCTGACGACACTCGAAGAGCATCCGCGCATCGATGTGACCGTGGATGGCGCCGACGAAGTGGACCCGCAACTGAACCTGATCAAGGGCGGTGGCGGGGCGCTCTTGCGCGAGAAGATTGTCGCTCAGGCCTCCCGGCGTGAGGTGATCATGGTCGATGAGTCGAAACTTTCGCCGCGGCTGGGCGCCAGGTGGGCGGTTCCGGTCGAAGTCCTGGAATATGGCCTGCGCTCCCAGCGCGAGTTCATCGAATCGATCGGCGGACATCCGGTGTTGCGTCTGCGCGAGGGCGCGCCCTTCCGCACCGCCAACGGGCACCTCATCCTCGACTGCAATTTCGGTCCGATCGCCGATCCGGCCGCCTTGGCGACGCAGCTGAAGCAACGCACCGGCATCATCGAACATGGGTTGTTTGTCGGCATGGCCTCCGAG from bacterium encodes:
- the arsB gene encoding ACR3 family arsenite efflux transporter produces the protein MATRRLPFFERNLTLWVVACMVLGVLLGKGLPGLLGVLRGLEFGEGSQINLPIAVLIWLMIIPMMMKVDFGAIRQVGRKPRGLLVTLVVNWLVKPFSMALIGWVFFRYLFSPWISPAEADQYIAGCIILAAAPCTAMVFVWSYLTDGDPAYTLVQVSLNDLIMLVLFAPLVRFLVSGASSLSVPFLVLLYSVIAFIVIPLAIGIILRLWLIRVHGRGWFEGTFLPRLSPVTIVALLLTLVFIFAFQSENITTKFFHVVLIAVPILIQVYFNSSLAYGLMRWLKVPYNVAAPGALIGASNFFELAVATAIALFGPESGAALATVVGVLVEVPVMLSVCAVCNRTRHWFAASA
- a CDS encoding DUF2207 domain-containing protein, translating into MRRPSVARWGASIGAVILFVLALTAPLQARSITIQSFDADIAIHADGHIVVAEKIRIYFEGSWNGIIRSIPVKYRTPQGFNFDLDLKAVTITDESGNALKFERSRARHYLEFKIWVPGASDAARTIVLTYRVDNALTFFEDHDELYWNITGDEWEMPIEAATARIRLPDAATGLRAVAFTGAYGSRALDATVEKAGQMVTMRMNRALDFREGLTAVVGWDKGFVAEPTALDKTGSFLAANWPIAVPIFVVFPLMFWLWHTRGRDPELRPIAVQYEPPAGLSPGEVGTLVDDSPDMRDITATLIHLATRGYIAIEEKNEEKFFGLIDSKDYSFQALKPVNEWGTLAAHEWALMNGIFDTGEVNFVPLDNLKNKFYAHIPKIRDRLFDGLMQRGFYKARPDRVKAGYVVSGVLLGALMAGFGGAAAERFGIAPFAAVLGGILTGLIIVGFGLIMPARTRKGAEALEGVLGFQEFLRKVEGPRFSRADLRPDMFEKFLPYAMALGVEANWAKAFEGIAEMSPSWYRGATPGGIFHPAAFTSRLGAMSTTATSVMSSAPRGRSGGSGFGGGGFSGGGGGGGGGRGF
- a CDS encoding ferritin-like domain-containing protein, which encodes MDAKKSIEMLNKGVADELQAVHQYMYWHFHLDDQGYGPWAKMFKRIAIMEMTHVEEFAERILFLKGDVRMAPAGPVEKITDPQKILQRAAEMEREAAAVYNKFAIKCSENSDAASKHIFEELVKDEEAHYDEFDKQLENIKRFGPNYLALQSFGTLPEAGGSSAD
- the rpiA gene encoding ribose-5-phosphate isomerase RpiA, producing the protein MDQDTLKRQAAEAGVGFIQSGMVVGLGHGSTALAAVRILADRLARGELRDIVAIPCSPEIEAESRRLGIPLTTLEEHPRIDVTVDGADEVDPQLNLIKGGGGALLREKIVAQASRREVIMVDESKLSPRLGARWAVPVEVLEYGLRSQREFIESIGGHPVLRLREGAPFRTANGHLILDCNFGPIADPAALATQLKQRTGIIEHGLFVGMASEVVVAGTTGVRILKRQGSR
- a CDS encoding LemA family protein; translated protein: MFGLIALAIIVVVAIWVIGIYNALVRLRVQSENAWSDIDVQLKRRWDLIPNLVETVKGYAGHEKATLEAVIKARNIAMAAQGPEARAAAENMLTGTLKSLFAVAEQYPDLKAIASFTQLQSTLSEIEEFIQNARRFYNAVVRDLNTRIAMFPSNIIANMFGFKPREFFELDAEAERQAPKVSFGAAS
- a CDS encoding glucose-6-phosphate isomerase, encoding MITHISFEAAAQWEAVQRAWDHLAKDRVIERIWQRDHTVWKPKPHEIANRLGWLDIAARMWEEVGDLRGFADEVRRSGLTDAVLLGMGGSSLAPEVFSRSQRVADGFLRLHVLDSTDPGAVRSIQERIDLTRTLFIVATKSGGTVETLSGFKYFFNAVADAVGIKRTGERFIAITDPGSSLEQLASDHQFLRTFLNDPEIGGRYSALSYFGMVPAALIGMELERVLVSAIHEMEKSRAEVPRNSSAACGAVIATLAQLGRDKLTFLIPGPLASFGDWVEQLIAESTGKDSVGILPVVGETPGSPSEYGGDRAFVLIRHCEDESHLALAHELSEAGHPMIVMTYEDATDLGGLMFLWEMATAVAGHVLGIHPFDQPDVEAAKVRARAALADLRATGHLPRVDPSADDNGIAVFGAESGTVEEVISRFIGQTRFGDYIAIQAYLTPSPAHDEMLSRLRLGLRRRFHAATTVGYGPRFLHSTGQLHKGDRGNGLFVQITCDEANDLPIPDRAGAPESALSFGALKLAQAIGDGEALHAAGRRLLRVHLRDQDAGLAKLVSILAG
- the tkt gene encoding transketolase, with product MIDPNLETRCINTIRFLSADAVEKAKSGHPGAPMGMAVMAHVLWDRFLSHNPRDPRWPNRDRFVLSAGHASMLLYSLLHLTGYDLPLEEIRQFRQWGSRTPGHPEFGHTPGVEMTTGPLGQGFAGGVGMALAERALAAQFNRPGHEIIDHYTYAIVSDGDLQEGISGEAASLAGHLGLGKLIYLYDDNRVQIDGPTSLAFSEDVARRFEAYRWQVIGPIDGMDGAEVESAIRRAQAETSRPSLIICRTIIGYGSPTQGTAKTHGEPLGAENLRAAKKALGWPLEPSFLIPDDVLDHMRQAVVRGQNAQEAWTARVADYARAFPDLAVELKRRLSGVLIEGWDKPLATLFDDNTAAMATRDASGKVINALAATLPLIGGSADLSPSNKTLIAGQPDHSAAEPGARNLRFGVREHAMAAIASGIALHGGFVPYVATFLTFSDYMRPAIRLAALMGLRVIYVFTHDSIGLGEDGPTHQPIEHLLALRAIPNLTVIRPCDPAETAEAWRSALVRADGPTALILTRQKVPTLGRAELAPAHHLQQGAYTLWQSHGDPEMILIGTGSEVSLALAAGRQLAAEGIAVRIVAMPSWELFDAQPDQYREQVLPPHIRVRVAVEAGGVLGWERYVGLEGAVIGMRGYGASAPDGVLYEKFGITTEQIVARARALLGAAITTDNRIYAQPT